The window ACCAAAAAGAACTTGGcatgaaaagagaaaaacaaaagcaagctaagaattcttttcctttttgttttgagCAGATAAGTTAAGATCTCTTTGACAAGCAAATGCATTAGGTTAATATCTTTTCGGTTGTCGATTGCGTTTAGGCATGGTAATTACATACATTATGGAGTATTTTTTTCTGAGTTCTACTTAATAAGGGGAATTATGGAGTTGAGTTTTTTGTGACATTAGTGAAAAAAAACTGATTTGTTTTGGATTTATTGTACAATCATTTGGTAATGTCAGGATTTGAGAACCCTTTAAACACCATTAAGTTGTTTCATCATGCTTTTGGTCTGCCCCCCTAGTTGCAGCAGCAGCACTTTATTTAATTGCTATCTCTAGATTGTTTCCTATCCCTAGCTGGAAGTATCATTGACTACTTAGTAGATTGAGTGAGGTGTCCTAAATGTTGTATTATTGGTCAGGTCTCCATTGAGGAAACTCATAGCATAGTAAGTCTGCTTTGATATTATGTTGACTTCTACTACTACTTATCTTACTTCTCTCTATAGTAACTCGTTGCGCACTCGATATATTCTTATCTTGTCACCAATTCTACtattaatttatttatgaatctaatattgAAACTTCTTCTAATAGCTTAAACTTTTGGGATAAGTGGTaatccattaaaataaaaaatctctCATGGTATTATAGCATATCGTCTGTCCGAAATATGTATCTACATACTTTTGTTTCatctaatattttaattaatatttgtgTAATATTCTTCCATATAGTTGACTTGTATCATCATGTGCTTAAGTTTAATTTTAAATACAATCAAAATTTTTATCAACTTATTTAATGCCTTGGaactgtttttttttgttttcctcttTTAATTCTTTTTCGAGTGCCTTGAGAGAAAATCAATGCTTGAATTGGGGCCTTGATTCATGCATGAAGTTATCCTTACCATTCCGGCTCCCACCTTGTGTCTCTGTATCCCAACCATGTGGGGGACCTTCTTTTGCATGGCCAGTCCTTTCATGATGACTGTCCTTTTTCATGATGACAAAGAAGAAAAAGTTTTTGATATATCTTCATGAAATAATGAAATTATAAATTGTTAAGTTACTATCAAGTGATTCAAGTCTTTGGTTTCAGCAGAAACAGGCATGATTCTGAGAGATGGTTGTGCACAGTTAGTGGCTTGATCTTTACAATCACCTCAGGATCATGAAACCAAAACCATTCTTGGTCTTCAGACAAGCCTAAAACAGAATAATGatgatttattgaaataaatgtcAATTAATGCATGAAACTTAGTACCATATTGTGTGTGGTTCACATACTGAATCAGCTGGTTATGTTTAGAACCAAGGTGTCATTATTCTGTCTCTCTGTTAATCCATATACAATTCAGAAAGATCATCCAATTATTTTGTCCCTCTTAATCCATCACTTTGTAGGTCTTTGTAGGCTTTGGTTTCTTCCAGGACATCTTCATTATCAAGTTGAAACACCTAAAAAGCCATGTTTCTTGTTTGCCGCCTTGTCAACTCTTCTTTTAATGAGTGCAGCTTCTGCatcatattcttttttctttgaaGCAAAGTGTGCACACCAATTGGTTAGAGTACTAATTGAATCTTTACAATCCTTTTGCCTTTCTTTGTCTCTGCATGTGCCGGAtaaatctgctgctgctgctgccttgtGTGTCACAGGCAAAAGCCTAGGGAGGattaacatgttatcttcatcatcaAAGGTGAGGAATTCGATCATTTTCCTTGGATGCACCTGCTATGCTGAGACTCATTTCTCTCATTTTAGTTTCTTTCCTTGAACATTGTACTTCTGTCGATGTATGTCTGTAAGATTTCCTGTCTTGGAATAATACTCTTCCTCTTATTCTCTCTGATATCATCTCAGTTGCTTCTTTGTGGCATCTGATCATGTGTTTCCAGCATTCAAATGTGGTTTAGACATTGTCTTCCACCATTCTTGCAGCCTTTCATCTGTTAAAATAAAGATCACACCTTGGTCTGGCAGCTTTTCCTCTTTCACAAGTGGAGGGAAGATGCAGTAGAAGACCATCATCATATCTTTATTTATGTATTTATCCTTTTCAGACTGACAGCAATGCTTTTATGCTTGTGACAGTGACCAATCCAATCCTTTCTTTCTGGTGATTATTAGAACTCGGCAAACTTGAAACTGGGACGGAGCTATGCTTTCAGAAGAATCCTAGGGGTTGCCATTCTTTTGAGCCTTCAGTAATGCAGCTTGTGAGTTCATAGGCAGTGAGATCAAGCAGCCTGGGCACCGTCAACTATTCCTTCTTTGGTAGTTAAGCTACAACAAGGCAAAGACCACATTAGCACCAGATTACAGGACAAAAGTCTTCTCAGGAAGCTGCAGTTTAAGATCAGCTGTGATCTTAAGCTCAAGGTTGGCTATTTCTTCcattttccctcttttcttttctatgCTATTGAAGCTGAGCCTGTTCTTCACCTCCCAAATCATATTGCTTTTCTGTCAACTTTCAAGGAATTGTTAGTTTTAGTATGAGACATTTGTGCTAAATGAACTCAATCATAGTGAGGAGAGAGTTTTCCTTTTATCATGGAGACCAACCTGCAATTCTTTTTGTTGATTTCCAAGCTATTTTCTTGGGAGTATGGATCCAGATTAATATGTAGCTCATGAGGCTATGGAGATCTTGACATAGTTTTTGTGGATGTGTAGCAGAATACATGCTTAGCTTTTACAACCTAGTACTTTGGAAACATCACTCCCAACTCTCCCTCAAGGAAACTTATATTTGCATGACTAATTAATGCTTATATCTTGGGTCTGTTGTGCTGCTATGACATTTTGCttagctttcttcaaaagaaaaaaaaaatattttgtttaggTTGCTGATTGATTATCTTAATCTCTTCTTACCAGGAAAAGATTTTGGTTGGAAAGAAATTTGTTGCTAGTTAATTTGCTACACAGTTTATTACTGCTGCTATTGATTACTGTGTATAATAATAAGTTGAAAGCAAATCCAAATTGGATGTTAATTTGACAAAATGAATTGATGATCTCAGAACTTTTTTTATTTACTGTGATGTTTCTGATAGTGTGGTAAGTTTTCTTCTGATCGTCATCTTCTACATGTTCTTAGACTTGTGTTCTGCTTCATTCTGAGAGTGCTTGGACAAAGACAGCTGCTTGTGGTGGCAAAAGGATTCAAAGGTGGTGCCGAAGTTACGATGGCTATCATCTTAGTTTCCCCTGCCTTATTGAGCTAATCCTTCAACCAACCGGAGCACATCGAAAAGGAGAGCCTTACTAGTTGCAGaatagtagcagcagcagcagctgatcACCATGAATGGCTTTGGAGATCGACCAAAGACGTGGAGTGACAACACAACTCCATCAGGAACAAATGACAAGGAGGCTGCTTTCAAGGACTTGAGCTCGTCCATGAATGCTCTCTCCTTTGGCTTCATTGCAACAGCAATCTTGGTATCCATGTTCCTCGTCATGGCGATCTTCGAGCATTTACTCAGATCAAGGGCCTCTCACCCACCATCTCAAACCAATGCTCATGGACACCTGGAGATGCGCCAAGAACAGGATCAGATGCCTCCAAAGATGATCAAGAACTGGCAAAATGTAAGTTTACAAGCATGTCAGTTTGAATCTCTTTAGAAATATCATCCTTCCCACTGCAATCGACTAAATGGACATGAAAATTGAACTCCACATCCAGAAAAGATTCAGCTTTATGATGATTTCAGTTACACAGACTTCCTTGACATGGATGACTTCTCTTTTAGCTCTGTGTTATACATGAATTCCACAGTTTTTAGTTCTCTCTTTTATCACTTGTGCAGAAAATTAATTCTGGTTCTCTTTCTGCAGGTGGCAACTTCAAGCACAGTTGACTTCTCAGTCTTGATGCCAGGACAACTGTATCCAACATACCTTGCTCAACCGGCTCCTCTCCCTTGCCCAAGAGAAGGGATCATTTGGCCTTCTCATGACCACCATGCCTTCGCTTCTCCCTAGCTTTCAATCCCTCCTTGATCCATTCAGATCTTGTACAAGCCCATATGCCCCTTGGTCACTTGTCAAAATGTACTTCTCCCCTATTGATTTATCAACAAAGTTCAGCTGTTCATCGGTGTGTGCCCTCTCAATTTCCCTGTTAAGTAACTGTGTTTTTCTTACTCATGTTCTGCATCTTCAATCTCCGACTCAGTATGCTCGTAAAGGGCATCAACTACAACTGGGAGTTCACCAGATTTTATCATGCTTGTTTCACGCAGCATTCTCCTGCAGCTAAATCTTGCTATGTACTTTCAGTGTTTTGGAGGAGACAACATATGCTGGACCAAAACAGGTTGCAGCATGTGGTCCTTTTGCAAAGAAATCTCATATTCATACGATGAAACATTTCCAATGGCTACCAAAAGTGATTACATTTGCTTTTTCTGAAGCAATTGTGTTTCTGCAAAGTTCTGACCACAAAATGACAGCATAGGGAACACAGGGGACTCAGGATGTGGAAACAATGAAAATTTGACTTCAATGATATGCTGCAACTTTGCTAGTAATCTGAAACTAAAATTGGGTTTTAGATGAAATATTGTGACCTTTATGATCACATATAACAGAGTTTCAGTAACCTTTTAGTTCCACTTGACAATATTTTAATATACCACCCCAAATTTGTTCTCATTACATTGCACCATAATTGCTTCAACATTCAGTTGAAGAGAGTTCATCAATCAAATAGCACAGTTCCAGTTGACTGGCCCGAAGTTTTTTTTGCAAGATCTTTCATAAGATAACTAGATCAGGGATTAGGCAGCACGATATCTACAAAAGCCTACTCATGGGTTATTGGTTAACTGCCGGAGGTGAAGAGCTCTCCAGCCGATGTCATGGCGGCAGAATCCTTCGGGCCAGTCAATTGCTTGAACTGCATCATAAACTCTTTCTCTAGCTTCTTCAATGTCTTTTCCCTTTGCGGTAACTCCGAGCACTCGACCACCGGCAGCAATGAAATCACCATTTGAGTCGAAATCAGTGCTTGCATGAAAGATCTTAACCATAGGGGAAAGCAGCTCTGCTTCTTCTAGGTTTCTTATCATGGTCCCCCTCTTGTAGGGTCCAGGATAACCTTCACTGGCCATGACCACCACCATTGCTGATTCAGTTGACCAATTCAGTGATACACTACCCAATTCTCCTCTGCAGGCTGCAAGCAAAACTTGTGCCAAATCAGACTCCAAACGCATCATCAGAACCTGTTTTATTGTGGAACAAAACAGAAAAAATATGTTAGTTGACTGCTTGCTGAGAGACTAACTCATGGCTTGAAATGACCACACAAGGAACCGAATCTTATTACAAGCATGGAACAATGAACCTAGTAACAATATGCTAATGTGTCAGAATTTAAATGCTTCAGTCAGATAGTAGGTCTAGAGGTGCCAAACTGAATCATATAAGTTTGCAATGTTCTGCCATGAAAAATAGATAGTGGACAATTTGCTGTATAATTTGCTGCCACGAAGATGGTGGATACTAGAATGGAATTGTATCGCATGATTGGCTTTTTGTGTTGGAAAAATGAATTGGATAACTACTTACCTGGCATTCTGGATCTCCAAAGCGCACATTATACTCGATGAGCTTAGGCAATCCCGTTTTTCTCTCAATCATAAGACCAGCATAAAGCACACCAACAAATTTGCAGCCTTCAGCTGCCATTCCTTTTACAGTCGGAAGAATTATCGATTCCATGACAACAGACTGAAGCTCTTCTGTTAGTACCGGTGCAGGAGAATATGCACCCATTCCACCAGTATTTGGACCAGTATCACCATCACCAACTCTTTTATGATCCTGTGCAGATTCAAGAGGTAAGGCATTTTCACCATCTACCAGTGCAAAGAAAGAAGCTTCCTCCCCCTTGAGAAATTCTTCAATTATGACTTGTGAACCAGCAGAACCAAAAGCACCATCAACCAGCATGGAGTCTATGGCTTCATATGCCTCCTCCAAAGTCATGGCTACAATGACTCCCTTCCCAGCAGCCAGTCCATCCGCCTTGACAACAATTGGTGCACCTTGCTCCTTTACATATTGTTTTGCAAGTGAATCATTTGTAAAAGTTCGATACTGCATGGATGAGCACAAATTTTAGaaacaaaaaattaatattaaaataccaAGATCAGAGATTAATTATCCACGAAAGATGAGTGTTACTCATTTGAGAGGAAAGAGAATGACTTGAATATAAAAATGATAATCATAGGGTATATATGGGTTCAACATTCACAGTATAATACCTTAACATAGAAAATTTTAATGAACAAGCGAGATCAAAAGTATCTATCAGGAGTGCTGGGTCCATGATTAACCTTGGTCATCAACTTCATTAGGTTAATGACTGAGGTTAATCATTTATGATACCTGGATAACTTATTCTGAAGCAACCTCCAAAACACAGTGGAATCACTAATGAAGTATTGCAAAATTAATGCGCCAGTATTAGGATATACTGATAAAGCCTATCAGAACAGAAGCTTAACATACTTTTGCTGTAGGGATGCCATATTTGTCACACAACTTCTTCATAAAGTCCTTTGATCCCTCTAGTGCTGCAGCCTCAGCCGAGGGACCGAAGGTTGGAATCCCGGCCTCAACTAGATCATCTACGAGGCCAGCCACTAAAGGAGCTTCGGGGCCCACTACCACCAGTCCAACTCCCCATTTGCAGCAAAAGGCAATCACAGCTTTGCTATCAAAAATATTCAGGTCTGATATGCAGGTGGCACTTCCAGAATGAGAAATCCCAGCATTACCAGGGGCACAAAAGACTCCATCACAGGATGGTGATCGCTGCAAGGCAAAGCAAAGTGCATGTTCCCTTCCACCACCACCAATAACCAAGGCCACCACTCTCTCTCCTGACAGAAAAACTAAGCAAAGTCAGTTAAGAATCATGCTGGTAAACGAAATTTTAAGCTAAAGAAAAAAACTGATATTAagataagaaaaataagaaacaaCAAAAAAACATATTGGCCTTGAAAGTAAATTTGAAAAATTACAAGCAGCAAGTAAGAAAACAGCAACAACATTATGATACAAAAGGACTTTTGTGCCCCTGGTAATGCTGGGATTTCTCATTCTGGAAGTGCCACCTGCATATCAGACCTGAATATTATTAGAAGAAAGTGCAATTTTTTTGTGAATGTGACCAATTAAAGATCTTCTAACCTTCtattacaatatatatgcatacttTTTTGCACAGAGAGAGTTCACATGGTAGGGCTATGTACTTATCTTGAGTAGCAAGATGCACAACAAGTGGCTTGTGCTATATCACATCCTGATGAATTGTAGATTATACATCAAGCTGAAAATCATGTGCTTTGATTTAAACTAGAAGGTTCCGTCACAAATGCTAAATGCAGATCTGTCTTTATAAGTTGAAGAACATTGTAATTTCTAATACCTTGGCACAACAGAGAAGGATACCTACAGCAATGTCCAAACTTATTGGTCCATATTTCTACACCTCAATGGTCCTATCAGGAAACAAGGAAAGGATAGACTTTCATCAACGTCTCGAGTGCCAATCACAATCACAGTTTGAAGTATTTCCGGCAACATAGAAACAACTCCACAAAGGTTATCAAGCAAGTAGGTTATTTAGGTCTTGGGAGAATGTCATCCTCTGTTGCTACAGTACAGCAAACTTTTAGAATCTGGTAATAAGAaaaacatttttttctttttttccaaaacaaaaaaagataGATTTCTAAATCAAACGCATACAACCATCCCCTCTGCTCTCAAAGGCAATCAAAACATTTTTCTTCCATTCCCTTTGAGAACAAATTGAAATCTAAACCAAATACAGCCGATGCAAACAAATCAACATCATCACACAGATTCCGTAATTTCAGACAGCATCGATCAAACTAAAACAACCCGTTAAAACCATCAGCAAAATTATATGTCTATTCACTCAATCAAAGCCCCGAA of the Musa acuminata AAA Group cultivar baxijiao chromosome BXJ2-10, Cavendish_Baxijiao_AAA, whole genome shotgun sequence genome contains:
- the LOC104000761 gene encoding uncharacterized protein LOC104000761, with product MNGFGDRPKTWSDNTTPSGTNDKEAAFKDLSSSMNALSFGFIATAILVSMFLVMAIFEHLLRSRASHPPSQTNAHGHLEMRQEQDQMPPKMIKNWQNVATSSTVDFSVLMPGQLYPTYLAQPAPLPCPREGIIWPSHDHHAFASP
- the LOC135582813 gene encoding phosphoribosylamine--glycine ligase-like isoform X2, producing the protein MACVGNSVGCSWKLPAMTLSKNRFCAGLSHKVCFLGQRRTWSALSVSGAPESLTLFPRGNFVTRASIGVNGKSDDSDLSGSDNGSAKDSGERVVALVIGGGGREHALCFALQRSPSCDGVFCAPGNAGISHSGSATCISDLNIFDSKAVIAFCCKWGVGLVVVGPEAPLVAGLVDDLVEAGIPTFGPSAEAAALEGSKDFMKKLCDKYGIPTAKYRTFTNDSLAKQYVKEQGAPIVVKADGLAAGKGVIVAMTLEEAYEAIDSMLVDGAFGSAGSQVIIEEFLKGEEASFFALVDGENALPLESAQDHKRVGDGDTGPNTGGMGAYSPAPVLTEELQSVVMESIILPTVKGMAAEGCKFVGVLYAGLMIERKTGLPKLIEYNVRFGDPECQVLMMRLESDLAQVLLAACRGELGSVSLNWSTESAMVVVMASEGYPGPYKRGTMIRNLEEAELLSPMVKIFHASTDFDSNGDFIAAGGRVLGVTAKGKDIEEARERVYDAVQAIDWPEGFCRHDIGWRALHLRQLTNNP
- the LOC135582813 gene encoding phosphoribosylamine--glycine ligase-like isoform X1 encodes the protein MACVGNSVGCSWKLPAMTLSKNRFCAGLSHKVCFLGQRRTWSALSVSGAPESLTLFPRGNFVTRASIGVNGKSDDSDLSGSDNGSAKDSVFLSGERVVALVIGGGGREHALCFALQRSPSCDGVFCAPGNAGISHSGSATCISDLNIFDSKAVIAFCCKWGVGLVVVGPEAPLVAGLVDDLVEAGIPTFGPSAEAAALEGSKDFMKKLCDKYGIPTAKYRTFTNDSLAKQYVKEQGAPIVVKADGLAAGKGVIVAMTLEEAYEAIDSMLVDGAFGSAGSQVIIEEFLKGEEASFFALVDGENALPLESAQDHKRVGDGDTGPNTGGMGAYSPAPVLTEELQSVVMESIILPTVKGMAAEGCKFVGVLYAGLMIERKTGLPKLIEYNVRFGDPECQVLMMRLESDLAQVLLAACRGELGSVSLNWSTESAMVVVMASEGYPGPYKRGTMIRNLEEAELLSPMVKIFHASTDFDSNGDFIAAGGRVLGVTAKGKDIEEARERVYDAVQAIDWPEGFCRHDIGWRALHLRQLTNNP